One Triticum dicoccoides isolate Atlit2015 ecotype Zavitan chromosome 3B, WEW_v2.0, whole genome shotgun sequence genomic window, gagagaagtgtgtgagaacccatcgagtgtgatgcactttgtccttgtgtgcaaggatggagcaccaaaaactaacacttctcacgagctacctttagtgtttcaatctcttttgcaggaaattccaagatgttttccccgatgagctacctccgggtctacctccactacgaggcattgagcatcgaatcgacctcatccccggagcgccacttccaaacaaagctccataccgtgtcaaccccgaagaaaccaaggagattcaacggcaagtacaacaactcatcgacaacggtcatgtacgtgaaagcttaagcccttgtgtcgttcccgttatacttgtgcctaagcccgatggaagtttccgcttgtgttccgattgtagacctataaatgctattaccgttcgctacaggcatcccattcctcgcttagatgatatgcttgatgagcttagcggagccaactttttctcaaaaattgatcttaaaagtggctattatcaaatccgcatacaagagggtgatgaatggaaaactgctttcaaaacaaaatttggcttatatgagtggttagttatgcctatgagtctatcggaagctcccggtactttcgtgcgtcttatgcatcatgtgcttcgagcttacattggagtctttgttgtggtttactttgatgatattcttgtgtttagcaaaaccatgaaagagcatattaatcatgttaaatctgttttgcaaacccttcgcaaggaaagcctttatgcaaacttgaaaaaatgcacgtttggcgttgacaaagtggttttcttgggttttgttgtctcttccaaaggtgtccatgttgatgaaactaatattgaggcaattaaaacttggccccaacccaccaatttgcaacaagtgcgcagttttcttggtcttgcaggattttatcgccgcttttgaaaagtttagcacaattgccgctcctttgcatgccttgagtaagaagaatgctccttttgtttggggatctttgcaatccaccgcttttgatgagctcaagtcattgcttactcatgctccgattcttgctttgcccaactttgagaaaacttttgaggttcattgtgatgctagtggtaccggaattggcggagttttgatgcaagaaaaacgagccattgcttattttagtgaaaaactctccggtgctcaacttaactatcccatctatgacaaggaattatatgctttagtgcgtgtgctacatgtttgggaacattatcttagacctcatgagtttgtcatacacaccgatcatgaaacgcttaagtacttaaaaggtcaaactaaattgaacaagcttcatgccaaatggagttaatttattgaatcttttcgttatgtgatcaagtacattaagggtaaggaaaatgtagttgcggatgcactttcacccatatgcacacttgtcactcaacttgagttgaatgtaattggttttgagcatataaaagacttgtatgagcatgatccttcttttgctaacccttatgctaagtgtttgacgcacacgtcttgggaacgatactacataaaggatgattatcttatgagagctaacaaactttgcattcccgagtcttctcttcgtttgctacttttgcaagaggctcatggaggcggactcatgggacactttggacgtgacaagacattcgccacgctctccaagaactacttttggcccaagatgttctgtgacgtctcacgcttcaccaaccgttgctctacatgtcgcaaagctaagtctaaagctcaatcccatggtctttacatgcaacttcctattccttatcaaccttgggaagacattagcatggattttgtacttggtttgcctagaactcaaaatggcaaggattccgtctttgttgttgtggaccgattttctaagatggcacatttcattccttgcaacaagatagatgatgcttcacatattgccaatctcttttgtagggaaatcttgcgacttcatggagtgccaaagacgattgtctcggaccgcgatgtcaagttcttgagttacttttggaagaccctatgtgccaagctcggcatcaagctattgttctcttcggcataccatcctcaaaccgacggccaaacggaggtgacgaaccgtacactctccactctacttcgcgtgttgatcaagaagaacatcaaggagtgggaggcggtgtctacccattgccgagtacgcctacaaccatgcaagacattcgacgaccggcaagtcccccttcgaggtcgtctacggcttcaacccgttgtccccattgtacattctacctcttcctctacaaaagcgcaccaacctcgacgcaaatgcccgtgcaagctacatcaagaagatgcatgaagatacaaggcacaccaccgagcgccaagtacaacgactagcgaccaagctcaacgtcaacaagcatcccatgatattcaacattggagacctcgtgtggctacaccttcgcaaggaccgcttccccaacgaacgcaagtccaagcttctccctcaagccgacggacccttcaaggtgctagcacgctacaacaacaatgcttacaagatcgatctcccacgcgacaagtacaatgtgggcgacatcttcaacgtctccgatctctccccgtaccatggtgatgaggatttcgatccgaggtcggatctttcacaaggggggggggggagatgatgcggagcatccttcggtcatctccatggaccttccgtcgcctcaccaagcaccaagaggacccatgacaagagcacgagctcgagctctcaagaccgaggtgacttctctccttagtaaaatatcatatgaccctctcgagacatggctactacctcaatccggaatgttgtgcatgattaggtatcaggaggaccctcccgaggatgcacatgaagatggacaaGACCCCAACTCCAAGGAAGAAgtgaaccaatggaagaaggcaaaagaagcttccaggcaccggacatccggccaaggtcccggacatccggtccctggAGATCCACACGGCCAGCCCCTGCAGAAGAAGGCTACAGCGACCGTACATCCGGCCtccagctcggacatccggccacccACCGGAAATCCGACCTCCCGCCCGGATATCCGGCCCAGGCATCCCGAATGCACCGAAGATGGCcccaacagcccggacatccggcctacgcaccggacatccggtccctccggaagcaccggacatccggcaccaccagcccggacatccggtccctcaTGAACTAtcggacatccggcccgagccCGGACATACGGcgcccctgcctgcgcgcagcctcTTTGGGCAGAGACCCGTGTATCCCTTCGCcccttgactatatatactccctcctcccgtacgttttagggttagcgttgatttagctcagattagagatagagcttcgctcatccatcggatctcctcttcgtgagagaccgcgtcctcctcggagaagatccaatcggattcaagaccccctcgtgggaagatccccttgcggattcaagacctcctcacggagaagatcagttacctttgtatccttacctttgttgactttggatctcgcgtatctctttgtgttcggtgatctagcactcgtgtgattgattctatgacggtttagtgtttctctctcgttttccctgtGTTTCCCCTtcgtgcttccgtgtgttcttcgtgaatccgcgtaggatcccctccaaacgtgaaagatcgtccacatagggttccgccctacatcacattATCTCGAGGGTTTTATTGATGGGACATTGTTGTGCCCCGTGCAATTCGTCTCACAGAATACGATTGTCGATACTCATGTCACAATGCTCAACTCGGCGTACCGAGCCTGGATCGCCCAAGACCAAGAGGTCCTCTCCGCCATCCGATCCTCTCTCACTGACGTTGTGTCCAGCATGGTTCTCTTTGCCACCACGTCTCAGGATGCGTGGTCCATTCTTGATGGGAGTTTTGCATCTCAGTCCACGGCGCGttctatggtctgaagcaggcaccCCGTGCTTGGCATGCTAGCCTTGCAACTAGTCCCCATGCTCATGGTTTTGTTCCATCGACGGCTAATACACCACTGTTCCTTTTCCAACGCTCCGATGTCCCCATCTATCTTCtgatttatgttgatgacatcattctTGTCAGTTCCTCAGCGACTTCTGCTGATCTCGTCTTCTCTCGGCTCTTCGTTCTAATTTTGCTATTAAGGACCTTGGAAAGCTTCATTATTTCCTAGGATTGGAGGTTGCTCACACTTCTGATGGACTCTATCTCACTCGGAAGAAGTATTTCTTGGACCTCTTACGTCATGCTGGTATGCTCAAGTGCAACCCCTCCTCCACACCCATGTCTGCTACTGACAAGCTTTCTGCTATTCATGGTGATCTTCTATCTCCTTATGATGCTACTGAGTATCGTAGTCTTCTTGGTGGCCTGCAGTATCTCCCTATCACCAGACCAGACATTGTCTTTGCACGGACGCGTTCACGGATGTTTGAGGGATGTAGATGCTCTAATACTTGTGGCGCAGGGGCTTGTTCTTTTAGTGGGATGCCACATAAAACAGTTTTTGGAAGGTTATGTAGACTTGTTTCCAGCGACTATTTTGTTTTATGTGTTTCTTTTATCAACTTTTTCTGGTTTctcatgttttttctttttttttcctttcattatttttttctttttttctttgtgttTGGTCTTCTATATGGATTTTTCACTAATTTCTATGTCTGTTTTCAAAGCTTTTATTTAGGTTTTGATTTTCTGTGTTTCTTTATCTCTTTTACAAGTGTCTAATATTTGTCATGCACATCTTAAATTTTTCATATAAATTGGAAATATTTGTATCTACTTTAAATATATTTTGTATAAATTGGAAATATTTGTTCTACTTTTGTTCGGATGATGGGTTGCTAACCTGGCATAGCCTGCATATCCATATCTATCCACAGAGACCTCATGTtccagaaattcgacgcccacttgCCTCAAGCAGTGCACGCGATACGAACCAAGCGCCAATGGGCCCGCCCAACTTTGAAGAGCTCTACTAGAGCGATTTTGTTATATTTTTTAAACTAGTTGTTTGATGTTTTGCTCTTATGTTTTTTCCTTACAATTGTTTTTCAGAAATTTGTTGGCTGTGTGTTAAAAATAAATTGTGTGTATTAAAAAATGTGCAACATGTattattaaaagttcaccatacgtTAAAAAAAGTTCACCTTGTAAAATAAAAATTTCACAGTATGTTTAAAAATGTGCACCGTACATTCCAAAAATCACTATATATATAAAATGTTTAGTGCATATTAAAAAATTTAGGTACATTTAAAAAAGTATTTTTATATATTAGAATAATGTTCATCTTACGTAAATAAAGAattcaaaagaaaaaggaaaagaatatAAAACAAACCAGTTCGAATAGAAAATAAAAAAGCAGAAAAATAAAGTatgaaacagaagaaaaaaagcgTGGCAAACTAAACATGCGGTCATTTTTTAATAAATTTTTCATGCACATCTTACATTTGCCATAGAAATTGGAAATATTTGTATCTACTTGAAAGACTATTTTTATAAATTGGAAATATTTGTATCTACTTTTGTTCGGATAATGGACACATAACCTGGCATGGCCTGCAGACCTCATGttcaagaaattcaacgcccactggCATCAAGCAGTGCATGCGATTCCTGAACCGAGCgccaatgggccggcccaattttAAAGAGCTCTACTTCAGCGATTTTGTTATGTTTGTTATGGTTACTAAAAAAAATGATATGTTTGTTATGTGttttaaactactccctccgttccaaaatagatgaatggaatggagggagtagctgtttgatgttttgctcttttttttttttgTTAACAATTGTTTTTCCGAAATTTTTTGGCTGTGTATTTTTAAAAGTTTTGTGTGTTGCATATATTATTAAAAGCTCTCCATACACTAAAAAAGTCACCTTGTGAACAAAAAGTAAACCGTACATTAAAAAAGATCTCACCATACATTAAAAAAGTTCACTATTGTGAGCACTATTGTGAGCGTGCACACATTTTAACTTAATCTACACGCATGCCGCTCCTAATCAGGCGCGGGTCGCGGAGAAGGCAGCATGTTGATTGAGGGTAACCGCATGTGGAGGATTGGTCAGTATTCATTGGCAGTAATTCTCTTACGATGTGTTGATCAGTATTCATTGCCAGTAAAATATTAAGTATAGATGATAATAGACCTAGATATTTTACCGGCACTGAGATATCGTAGGTTTCATCCAGTAATAGATTAAGTATAGATAGTAATCGACCTATTCTTTTACCAGCATTGAGTTACCGATGGTTTTATCAGTAAATTTAGTAAAACCTTCGCCAGACATGTAGTAATATATAACTATAGGAACATATTAAGCATGGATGGTAAATGGACCTAAGTTCATTCAGTAATTGATTGAGTGTAGATAGTAATTGACCTATTCTTTTTACCGCATTGAGTTACCATTGTTTTATCACTAAATGTAGTAAAACCTTTGCCAGACATGTAGTATTGTATTACTATAGTAACATATTAAGCATGGTTACTACCGAAACTGAAAATGGTGATGTATTAATAGCAGTATGTACAAAGAAGAGTGCAACTATGGTAACATGTAGTACTAATTATTAGATTATCATAGCAGCAGTAAAGGGATTAGCACCTAGTGACCGGTCAATGCACAATCGTGGGGTCGTGGGAACAAAATAAAATTGAAGTATATTATTTTAAGGAAAATTGTACGTGATTGTAATCCCTTTACTGCTGCTATGATACTGATAGTAATAACTACGTCCCACATACCCTTTTACTATGCTCATTTAGGCGAGCGACGAGGGGTTGGTCGTAAGACGTTATGGTAGACTATTACCCACAATTCCACGCGCCCTTTCATGTGGTTAGCGCGTCTGCGTGCTTAGCGCGCCGGTTGGCGCGAAGCGGCCGGAGCGTAGGATATCCCACAGTGCCCACAAGGCACACTTTAGCAAGCCTACTTTACAAATGTTTATCCTATAAGAAAATAATCTTCATCgtatataaagaaaaaaaaaggaaaaacaaacccAAAGAGAAAATTTTAAACCAGTTAGAATAAGAAAAAAAAAGCAGAAAAAGAAACtgcaaaaatgaaagaaaaaagtgACCAACCAAACATGCGACCAATTTTAATTGTTTTTGTTGCAATGAGTTAGTCTACTTTTATATATACACAAACACACTCGAAATAGTTGCACTATTTTTTACTGCCTTTGGCATACGAGTAACACAAAAGAACACCTGTGAGGATGCTGTGTACACATAATATAAGGCTGTAAAGTTTCCCCAGTCGGTGGCCCACCGAATTTTACTCGCAGCAGGAGAGAAGTGCTACTAGTCAATTTCTAGTGGCCCTGCTTTTGCTCGGCCGCCGCACATTGGAAGCGGCGAGAAAACCtcaaaaaaagaaacgaaaaagtAAGCGAGAAAGAACAATCTTGTCGGTAGTAGACTCCACACACGTGGACGCGAGTAGTCCATTTTTGCGGCAGAGCGGTAGCAGTACCATCCAAGCTGTAGGGTCGGCATGGTTTGTCTACGGTGTAGGGTCGCCGGTGAATCCGGTGTGCAGAGATCGCACTTGCTCCAGAAGACCAGAACCCACGGTATATAATGAGACGCACATGTGTCGATCTAGACATCCACTTCCACACCCACAAACAATTCCACGCTCCATCTGTGCAAGAAAGATGCCACCAGTGCTCCTCCTCGTCCTGGCCGCCTCGCTCGTGGCGCTGCCGTCGTGCCAAAGCCTTCCGGTGCTCGCTCCGGTCACCAAGGACCCCGCCACCTCCCTCTACACAATCCCCTTCCACGACGGCGCCAGCCTCGTCCTCGACGTCGCCGGCCCTCTCCTCTGGTCCACGTGCGATGGCGGCCAGCCGCCCGCGGAGATCCCGTGCAGCAGCCCCACCTGCCTCCTCGCCAACGCCTACCCCGCCCCGGGCTGCCCCGCTCCCAGCTGCGGCAGCGATAAGCACGACAAACCGTGCACGGCGTACCCGTACAACCCGGTCAGCGGCGCGTGCGCCGCAGGGAGCCTCTCCCACACGAGATTCGTGGCCAACACCACCGACGGGAGCAAGCCGGTGAGCAAGGTGAACGTCGGGGTCCTGGCGGCGTGCGCGCCGAGCAAGCTCCTGGCGTCGCTGCCCCGGGGCTCCACGGGCGTGGCCGGGCTCGCGAACTCCGGCTTGGCGCTGCCGGCGCAGGTGGCATCCGCGCAGAAGGTCGCCAACAGGTTCCTCCTCTGCCTCCCCACCGGCGGCCCTGGCGTGGCCATATTTGGCGGCGGCCCGGTCCCGTGGCCGCAATTCACGCAGTCGATGCCTTACACGCCGCTCGTCACCAAGGGCGGCAGCCCCGCGCACTACATCTCGGCCAGGTCCATTGTAGTGGGGGACACCCGCGTCCCCGTACCGGTGGGCGCGCTCGCCACCGGCGGCGTGATGCTCAGCACGAGGCTACCCTACGTCTTGCTCCGCCCCGACGTGTACCGCCCGTTGATGGACGCGTTCACCAAGGCCCTGGCGGCGCAGCATGCCAACGGAGCGCCCGTggcgcgcgcagtggaggctgtggCGCCGTTCGGGGTGTGCTACGACACCAAGACGCTGGGCAACAACCTCGGCGGGTACGCGGTGCCCAACGTCCAGCTGGGGCTCGATGGCGGCAGTGACTGGACGATGACCGGGAAGAACTCGATGGTGGACGTCAAGCAAGGGACGGCGTGCGTTGCGTTCGTGGAGATGAAGGGAGTGGCGGCCGGCGACGGCAGGGCGCCGGCGGTGATCCTCGGAGGGGCCCAGATGGAGGACTTCGTGCTCGACTTCGACATGGAGAAGAAGCGGCTCGGGTTTAGCAGGCTGCCGCACTTTACGGGTTGCGGCGGCCTGTAATAATAAATCTGTTTAACGACAGGTGGATTCGTCCACTACTGCGTGTAATAAATAAGGGAAGAAACACTTTCCATCAGTGGTTTGATAAGAAGCGGCCATCAGACCCATCGTCGTCCGTTGATTCTGGTTAAATCTCACGGTCAAGATACCTCTTATCCCGTCGCCCTTATAAAAAATCATTCGCCTTCATAACCCCCTCCAAAATCTCCCGCACGAATATCCCTCCGAGGCTCCGACCCTCCCCCTTTATATCCAAAAATGCTACACTTACGGGTGGCATTGCACGGTTATGGTTATTCGCCGCATAACCACAAACATTTGATCCAAAAATGCTACACTTACGGGTGGTATATGTTGTGGATCGAGCCAATCTTTGGCATGCACCACCACCCTCTCCGCCACTACCACTCAAACGACGTCCTCGGGAAAGAAATCAACCTCGACATCCTCTCGACCACCATCACCACCCCCtcggccaccatcaccaccaccccctcggccaccatcaccaccacccccTCGGTCGCCAGCAACATTCTGAAGAGAGGCCAAGATTTCTCTGAAGAGAGGACAAGATTTCTTCACGAGTGAGCCCGTTTGCCTCCGGTAGGTGCGGTGGGAGGGCGGCGTGCCGTTGCCGGAGACatggtggccaccccggacacaatTGGCGCAGTTGGAGGCGGAGCTTGGACCCAGTGGTTCTTTGTCATCCCCAAGCTTTTTGCCGNNNNNNNNNNNNNNNNNNNNNNNNNNNNNNNNNNNNNNNNNNNNNNNNNNNNNNNNNNNNNNNNNNNNNNNNNNNNNNNNNNNNNNNNNNNNNNNNNNNNNNNNNNNNNNNNNNNNNNNNNNNNNNNNNNNNNNNNNNNNNNNNNNNNNNNNNNNNNNNNNNNNNNNNNNNNNNNNNNNNNNNNNNNNNNNNNNNNNNNNNNNNNNNNNNNNNNNNNNNNNNNNNNNNNNNNNNNNNNNNNNNNNNNNNNNNNNNNNNNNNNNNNNNNNNNNNNNNNNNNNNNNNNNNNNNNNNNNNNNNNNNNNNNNNNNNNNNNNNNNNNNNNNNNNNNNNNNNNNNNNNNNNNNNNNNNNNNNNNNNNNNNNNNNNNNNNNNNNNNNNNNNNNNNNNNNNNNNNNNNNNNNNNNNNNNNNNNNNNNNNNNNNNNNNNNNNNNNNNNNNNNNNNNNNNNNNNNNNNNNNNNNNNNNNNNNNNNNNNNNNNNNNNNNNNNNNNNNNNNNNATACTCCGTTAGCGTttttaggggatcggctaggtcCGCTGTAAAGGAGTAAACCAAAAAACTTACTCCCTTATGGCCGTTTTGGGGATCGGTTATAAATGCCCTTAGGAGGAGCGATCCTCTCATCTACTCCATGCTTGGTGCTTCGGCAGGTTGCTCAAACGCCTGTTGGGTTGCAACCGTCGGCCAGAGAACCAGCAGCGGCCTCCGGTATTTCCCCTCTCTTCGAATCTTCAGGTTATTTCCAATCTGACGATTTGTTATGTCCCCCCATCATCTATGCTTGCTTCAGTTTATTTCCAATCTGACGATTTGTAATTTCAACATTGCAATAACGTTTCTAAACATTGTGTGCCGACTACTCATTGTGTGCCTATATGTTGATCTTCTCATGTATTAGGCCATTTGATCATCTAATAATTTCCTTGTTAGTCTAGAATTCTTTTATTGTTGTGGTATTTAGATCATCAGAGCTTGCGTACGTGTGTTGGCAGCAATCATACTAATTACCTAGTTTCAAAATTCAATGGTTCCAATGAAGATGAGAATTGGTGAGATATTAACCTTTATATGCTTCCTATATATGAAGCTACAAATATTTCTGAAGTGTAGATGGTTTTTGCTACCAATGCATCTTGCGTCTTATTTTACAATTTAGTTATTGTTTTCGTTATCACCATTGGACACATGGCATGCTCCCATATGATTATGCATATGTTTCTTCGTTTTAGGTAGTTTGCTTCCGTAGTTCTAGCCTTCTAGGTTCCAAATTTTGGTCTTAATTTGTATGCACGGTTCTATTGTATTGTTTGCATTCTCTTTATCAGTACTGCAACATACACATAGTGCCATTGTTGTTTCCTACCTTCGATACTTATGCATTATGCCTACATGCATGTGGGCAATACTTGGCGGCCTCCGCGTATAGGGCGCAGTTCCTAGGGACGGTCCTTCCTCccatggacaaaatggtttggaagGTTTGGCACCCCCAAAGTCAAATTTTTTGCTTGGTTGGCCCTTCAAGACAGAGTTTGGACGGCGGATAGATTGGCAAAGCGTGGGTGGTCAAATTGCGATCTCTGCCCTCTTTGCAGCACGGTGCAAGAGTGTGGAGCTCACCTCTTCTACAAGTGCCACTACACCCGACGTCTTTGGTCTTTGGTCATTGAGAAATTCCTCATGCACGGGCTTGACACTTCCGCTGGGCCCCTGTTCGACTCGGTGGACGAGTGGTGAGCTAGCACCTGCGCCGATGGTACGCCGAACCACCAAGCCAAGGCCTCCCTCACTATGCTCGTCTCATGGACAATTTGGAACGAGTGTAACGCAAGAGTGTTTAAGCATAAGAGTGCTCCACCGCCAATCTTGCTCTCCTCCATCTCTACGGAGGCCAACCTTTGGGTCATCGCCGGCGCAAAGAAGGTAGGGTCTTTTATTTCACGCGAGTAATCCGCATGCCGTGCTTGTTGGGTGTCTTGTTACAAACTATTTTCTatcttaattaatggatgaggcaaagcttttgcctccgtttcaaaaaaaatgcTTCAAGCAGCCTTCTTATGGCTTCGGGGCCTATCTATGCCGACGAgacatgtatatatggaggaaactAGTGCATGCACCAAGAAACAAGGCAACACCTGGATCTACCTCGCAATGAAGACGACCGCTCGCTAGATAAAGGGAAGCGAGTCCAGAATTTTGAGGGAGTATACAATATTAACTTAGGAAGCACTGGACTATTTGTGACTTGAAAAGGCAAATTTGTTGTATGAACCTGAAAGTACTATTAGGGAACATAAATATATTTATTTTAGGAAGCACTGTACAATGGATAAGAAACATGTTATATGAACGGACGAAGCATGGAGAAATCTTATGCTTCGTTGGAAGCAAATTATTTTTGCGGTGGAAACACTTTTCTTGTGCATGGAAGCAAAAATTTCTTGTGTTGGAAACATAAGAAAAACTGCATGTGTTGTGATACTGATCCCTAATTTTTGCATCTACATCTACATCTTTGATCAAGGATGCTAATGTGATACTGACCCTTCACAGTTCACAAATCACATGTGTTGTGATTTCAAGTGTTTTTTGGGTACAGAGATTTGATGCTTCATATATATCCAATACGTGCTTCATCACCAGGGAGCAGGAGGATCACCAGGGAGAagcattttttaaaaaaaaaaaattGCATGAAGTGACTTCCACCAACGTGAAGTGTTTCATTGACACTGAAAAATGTTTCCATTACAGAACATAAAATAGGTGTCCATTGGTTGAAACAATGTTTGCATAGACGACAACCGATGCTTGTGTGGCATGTGGTCGACATAGATTGTTTTCCTCTCATGAGAAAAGGCATCCCAATTGTCCACTAGAATTTAGGGATCTATTTCCTAAACGAAAGGATGTGTTTGGTTCTCACAAATAATGCTTCCATCACATGGGTGCCTGAATCAGGTAATCGAACGTGGTTTAAGGAAGCATGCAACTAGCCTAGGAAGCAACGTTCAGGGAGGCATGCATCACATGGATGGCCTGCTACTAGGAAGCAACGTTCAGGGAGGAAGTATCGGATGGAGAGAAAGTAACCCGAGCGCGGTAGAGCACATGGGTTGCGGAAGCAGTTAAGAAGCACTCAATTAGCGGCTATCGCTAATCTCATGCAGGACTAAACTAGTACTAAATCGGACGACTTCCTGCTTCTGATCCGACGGCCTACGACTAGTTGACTAGTGAG contains:
- the LOC119278477 gene encoding chitinase CLP-like, which translates into the protein MPPVLLLVLAASLVALPSCQSLPVLAPVTKDPATSLYTIPFHDGASLVLDVAGPLLWSTCDGGQPPAEIPCSSPTCLLANAYPAPGCPAPSCGSDKHDKPCTAYPYNPVSGACAAGSLSHTRFVANTTDGSKPVSKVNVGVLAACAPSKLLASLPRGSTGVAGLANSGLALPAQVASAQKVANRFLLCLPTGGPGVAIFGGGPVPWPQFTQSMPYTPLVTKGGSPAHYISARSIVVGDTRVPVPVGALATGGVMLSTRLPYVLLRPDVYRPLMDAFTKALAAQHANGAPVARAVEAVAPFGVCYDTKTLGNNLGGYAVPNVQLGLDGGSDWTMTGKNSMVDVKQGTACVAFVEMKGVAAGDGRAPAVILGGAQMEDFVLDFDMEKKRLGFSRLPHFTGCGGL